Below is a window of Syntrophomonas wolfei subsp. wolfei str. Goettingen G311 DNA.
CGGCAGCGGATCCCGCCGGTACAGAAAACCATGGTCGGCCGTCACAAAAATATTGACCCCACCCAAATCGTCCCGAATCAGGCGGATTAAACGATAGATTTCCTCCCGGCTCTGCCCCACCGCATCAAATACCTTCACTTCGGTGGCGGCGGTATGTCCGGTGGCATCAATACTATCATGGTAGATATAGATTAACTTTTTCCCTTTCACCAATTCTCGCCGGGCTTCTTTGTTCATATCGATAAGCGTCTGGCAATGCGTGGCCACGGCATCTGATACCCAATTCTGCAAAACTTGTTCCCGTTCTTGCAGGCTATCAGTTTTCCGGTTATCGGCCAATACCTGTTGATTCTGGTTCAATCTCAGTCCCCGGTGGGGCAGGAGGGCCGCCATACCATAAGGTGTGGTTGAGGGCAGAACCCCCAGCATGGTATCCAGGCTTACGGTAGCTAGCGTTTCCTGGTTCAGGCGAATGGCGATATCCACGGCCACTTCATAGCGCAGGGCATCGGAAATGATAACAAAACAACGTTCACCCCCATTAATCATGGGTTCTATTTCCCGCTTATAAAAATTCTGCTGCCGAGTAACCCCGTCCACCTGCCAGCCCGGAGGATTGCTTTCCAGGGCGTGCGACCAGGCCGTACCCAGTTCCTGCAAAAACCAGTTGCTATAGATATTTTCCACCAGTGCCCGCAGGGGCTTTAAGAATTCCACCGGATTCTGGTCATAATGCCAGTAGAAATTACGGTAATGATAATCAACTAAAAAATAGTTTTGGGCATAGCCTTCCCATAGTTCTTTTACTCCTACCATGGGAATCGGCGCCAGAGTTTTCTTTAAATCCATTATTTTTAACAGGTGATACAGGGCTTCATAAATGTTTTCGTATTTTTGGTACCAGTGTTTGGTACGCCGGGCTTTAATAAGGTTAAGGCAGAAATCATAGTTTTCCACCTGATTACCGATAGATTCCTGGATGTAACCAAGAATTCTCTGGTCGAAGCACTCAAAACCATCGCATTCGCCCAGTTCCTCCACCGGGATATCCTCTATCCGCCCGGCAATACCCATGGTTCTGTCTACAGCGCCGGACAGCGTTTCATACCTGTCGTTATCGGTCTGGTTATTCATCCAGTGGTCAACAAAATAAATGCAGTTTCCCTTACCTGGGTCAGCCAGGTATTCTTGCAAGGGTTGGAGGTGTTTATCATCAAGGATGCGCCGCAGGCTATTAATTAAGATATGGGCAGCTAGTTTGGGCAGGGAGTGTTCTTCACGGGTGTAGCCAAAATACCTGCCGGCATGCTTCCAAAAAACCTCTTCGTCCATAAAACGTTTGATATCGGAGAGAAACCGGTTGTTCTGTTCCTCTAAACCACTGCCCAGCACCTTTTTATAGACTTCCTGCTGATCCGGATATTTTAATCCACATAAGGCCGACATCATAGCAATCTCCAGAGTGGCCTCATCGTAACTGGCATCTTTGGAGACATCATCTTCCCCATGGGTGACATTCCCGGTCCGGGGTATCCCCGGGGCATGTCCCCATTCCCGATAACCGGCCAACCTTTTACGGCGCTCAGCATTCTTGAAGAATTTCTCATAATGTTTAACCTGTGGTCTTAAAGACAGCGGGATGCCCAGTTCTTCCATCTGTAGCAGGAGGCGGTCAGCATAAAATTCATAGGAATAAAGGTATGTATCAATCAGCCAGTTATCCTCATCGCGAGCCGGCCGGTGGTTGGCATAGATTAAATAATTAGATTCAGTATCGTCCACTTCCAGTAGATATTTGGTGTAAAAATAGTTGTGCCCGGTAAGCTGGTGCACCCTGGCCGGTTGCAGATGCAGTTCATTAATTAAATCAGCAAACTGTCCCTCGCTATCGTACCAGAAGATAATCTTTCGTTTTTCCCCCGGTCTCAGGGCTTCCTCAAACTTTTTATTCAAACTCTGCTCAATCTGTTCCCGTTCCATCTTTTCCTCCGCTGTTTGGGCTTAATAAACTTTGTCCACCGATAATATATCACCGGTGGACTGTTCATTGGCTAGAACAATATAGTTATAAACAAGCTTTAAAACCTTTATGCGAATTAAACTGAAGAGTGCTTTCTATGTTTCATGGCAGCTTTACTGACCTCTTTTACCGTTTTGTCTGGCCAGAGATTCTCCTGCCACTTCGTATAATCAAATGGTTCTCTCATGATAAGGGCTATAAACCTTTCTGCCTCCACCTTCCCAAGATGCTCTACTAAGATTTTCATTCCTTCACTTCTGATCAGGCTATCCGTTTTCATCAAAATCACCCTCCAGAAGATAAACTCGCATAATACGCTCCCTCTCATAGTTTATTAAAGTATAAGTTATTTATATATTGATATCAATAATCGCAATTTCTTTAGATCTTAGCCAACAGTTCGCCCAGTTTAGCATAGTTGACTTTGACGCCGTCATCGAGGTCGAGGGGGATGTGCATGTCGGCGTAGTGGTGGACCAGTTCTTCGTATTTTTTCAGTTCCAGGGTTTGTTTGTCCAGCCGGGTGAGTTCTTTGGCGGCCTTGCGGGCCGAGCTGCTTCCGGCTTCGTCATTTATGGTGCGCTGTAAATGCTGTTTCTCCACCTCCAAGACGTCCTGCAGGCGATGCAGGTAGTCGGTGCGAAGAATAGCAACCATAGCGGGTTGATAGCGGTGCAGGTAGACGAGCATTACACCAGTCAAGTAAATATCACTATTAGCATATTGCACAAACGCCTGTTTTTAGCCCTTATTAAAATGCATTTCATATGTTTTTCACGGATCAGTCAACTTACAGTCAAGTAAAACTTAAGCCCAGAAAGGCAAGTACTTCTTGTGTTTATCAGAGGCGGTTTCATCGGCCAGTTTAATCAATCCCCTTTCCATCGTTTGCTTTAATAATCTTGAAATCATCGAGCTATTTTTTGTTTCAATATTAAATCGCTCTCTCAATGATGCATTGGTTACATATTCTCTATTTACTCTTTTTAAGCAGGCATGAAGATAACACGCGCGTATGCGGTCCTCCTTGCTCATTTCGGCGAAACTCTGATGGGAAAAAAGATATTTTACACATAAATTAAGCATTCTTACGTCTCTACACCATTACATCAGACCTGAGTCAAGTAAAGAGTAAACTAAAACAATCAACATATAGTGTTCTCTATTTTCCTTTCCCCAATAGCTTGTGTATTTTAATGCTTTAAGTAATCGGTAATCAAGTAACAGTCAACTGACAGTCAAGTAAAACTCAAGCCAAATGAGGCAAGAATTTTCTATTTATATAATGGTCCCCAGCCAATACCTTGCATAGAACCACTTACCTGGCTACCTATCAGTGATACATGATTAACAGTATAAATGAATGTGTTTAATCCACTTCTTTTCTAAACCCGTTGAATTCTACCGGTTTATATTAAATCTTCGCCAGCAATTCGCCCAGTTTGGCGTAGTTGACTTTAACGCCGTCATCGAGGTCAAGGGGGATGCGCATGTCGGCGTAGTGGTGGACCAGTTCTTCATATTTTTTCAGTTCCAGGGTTTGTTTGTCCAATTGGGTCAGTTCTTTGGCGGCCTTGCGGGCCGAGCTGCTTCCGGCTTCGTCATTTATGGTACGCTGTAAATGCTGTTTCTCCACCTCCAGCACGTCCTGCAGGCGATGCAGGTAGTCGGTGCGAAGAATAGCAACCGTAGCGGGTTGATAGCGGTGCAGGTAGACCAGGGCATTGAAGGCCTTCTCCTTGCCGGAGGTAAACAGCCAGTAGATGGGGCGCTTTTTATAGGTCTGGACATGGTCTTTGTAAAAATCGTTCAAAAAATAGCGGCGGATGGTGTCACGAGCGGTTTCTTTGGCTCTTTTACCCAGGGTGTCGGCAATGAACTCCAGG
It encodes the following:
- the pglZ gene encoding BREX-1 system phosphatase PglZ type A, translated to MEREQIEQSLNKKFEEALRPGEKRKIIFWYDSEGQFADLINELHLQPARVHQLTGHNYFYTKYLLEVDDTESNYLIYANHRPARDEDNWLIDTYLYSYEFYADRLLLQMEELGIPLSLRPQVKHYEKFFKNAERRKRLAGYREWGHAPGIPRTGNVTHGEDDVSKDASYDEATLEIAMMSALCGLKYPDQQEVYKKVLGSGLEEQNNRFLSDIKRFMDEEVFWKHAGRYFGYTREEHSLPKLAAHILINSLRRILDDKHLQPLQEYLADPGKGNCIYFVDHWMNNQTDNDRYETLSGAVDRTMGIAGRIEDIPVEELGECDGFECFDQRILGYIQESIGNQVENYDFCLNLIKARRTKHWYQKYENIYEALYHLLKIMDLKKTLAPIPMVGVKELWEGYAQNYFLVDYHYRNFYWHYDQNPVEFLKPLRALVENIYSNWFLQELGTAWSHALESNPPGWQVDGVTRQQNFYKREIEPMINGGERCFVIISDALRYEVAVDIAIRLNQETLATVSLDTMLGVLPSTTPYGMAALLPHRGLRLNQNQQVLADNRKTDSLQEREQVLQNWVSDAVATHCQTLIDMNKEARRELVKGKKLIYIYHDSIDATGHTAATEVKVFDAVGQSREEIYRLIRLIRDDLGGVNIFVTADHGFLYRRDPLPESDKMKKETVAAFAEKRRYLLSYKEVESEALMRFKPDYISSEEGALWVYVPRSAIRFKVQGAGANFVHGGAALQEVMVPLIKYKALRGSNRRKKEENKVKVKLTNESRKISNTLFSLEFFQSEKVDEEHLPRTVEVYMEDENGKIISNREILIVDKRSDKPAERSHKAKLTLKTGPYDKQKDYFLIVRDADTELIEEKIPFKINIAFSSDFDL